One part of the Pieris napi chromosome 4, ilPieNapi1.2, whole genome shotgun sequence genome encodes these proteins:
- the LOC125048670 gene encoding uncharacterized protein LOC125048670 isoform X2, which produces MEALKCKSVESILTERDIKSIVHRAASHEWTILGYDIKVAGQGLSGFLGDHFRMTVHLESGDFTKKLHLFAKFLPLLNKPKADFIQPKPWCPKAWIHTDSLIVMPDLSIEGYKSISHHECLDLQHVAVVVTSLARFHASFACFEAKRDIIHHQRNSFYKDHMSVLRESPHFDAPWTAPWLRAAAKLSFNLIQAFSNKIQKNIDDLEGKLTNLFFKACEDLEPSKDSLNVIIHRDLWINNILFRYEQGHPSEAVLLDFQCVRYAPPALDLMIFLYLTTSTEFRRAHEKEIFNQYYTVFTQHLDDTVKSKLKDYNYGRWDFFNWCERARMFAMVQAMAIFPFTLMSPSLAQKTFDNPDTFTKLMDEDRSEPVLAFARECTVYRERQLQVSEEFVERYILKPL; this is translated from the exons ATGGAGGCGCTCAAGTGTAAAAGTGTGGAGAGCATTCTTACAGAGAGAGATATAAAGAGCATCGTTCACAGAGCGGCATCACACGAATGGACGATACTAGGGTACGATATAAAAGTGGCCGGGCAGGGGCTGTCCGGTTTCTTGGGAGACCACTTCAGGATGACCGTTCACCTCGAGAGTGGCGATTTCACGAAGAAGCTGCACCTCTTTGCAAAGTTTCTGCCGCTTCTGAATAAACCTAAAGCAGACTTTATCc AACCGAAACCGTGGTGTCCAAAAGCTTGGATACACACGGACAGCCTCATTGTTATGCCTGATTTGTCGATTGAAGGCTACAAGTCTATTTCTCATCACGAATGTTTGGACTTACAGCACGTCGCGGTCGTTGTAACGTCCTTGGCACGATTCCACGCCAGCTTCGCGTGCTTTGAAGCCAAAAGAGACATTATTCATCACCAACGAAACAGTTTTTACAAAGACCATATGAGCGTGTTGAGGGAGTCGCCACATTTCGACGCTCCTTGGACCGCGCCATGGCTTCGTGCCGCCGCAAAgttatcttttaatttaattcaagcGTTTTCTAACAAAATCCAGAAAAATATCGACGATCTTGAGGGAAAACTTACGAACCTTTTCTTTAAAGCCTGTGAGGACCTCGAGCCCAGTAAAGATAGCTTGAATGTAATTATTCATAGAGATCTGTGGATAAACAATATTCTTTTCCGATACGAACAGGGGCACCCATCGGAGGCTGTATTGTTGGACTTCCAATGTGTAAGGTACGCTCCACCCGCGCTCGACCTCATGATATTCCTGTATTTGACTACGTCTACAGAGTTTCGGAGAGCTCACGAAAAGGAGATATTTAATCAGTATTATACAGTTTTCACTCAGCATCTAGATGATACGGTGAAGAGTAAGTTAAAAGATTATAACTATGGGAGGTGGGATTTCTTCAACTGGTGCGAGCGGGCCCGTATGTTTGCCATGGTTCAGGCGATGGCGATATTTCCCTTCACGCTCATGAGTCCATCCTTGGCTCAGAAAACTTTTGACAACCCCGATACGTTTACGAAGCTCATGGATGAAGACAGGAGTGAGCCGGTGCTGGCATTCGCCCGGGAATGTACGGTTTACAGAGAGAGACAGTTACAAGTTTCGGAAGAATTCGTAGAGAGATATATTTTGAAACCTTTgtag
- the LOC125048670 gene encoding uncharacterized protein LOC125048670 isoform X1 produces the protein MEALKCKSVESILTERDIKSIVHRAASHEWTILGYDIKVAGQGLSGFLGDHFRMTVHLESGDFTKKLHLFAKFLPLLNKPKADFIREYNFFKRENLLYKLFEEIGVANEPKPWCPKAWIHTDSLIVMPDLSIEGYKSISHHECLDLQHVAVVVTSLARFHASFACFEAKRDIIHHQRNSFYKDHMSVLRESPHFDAPWTAPWLRAAAKLSFNLIQAFSNKIQKNIDDLEGKLTNLFFKACEDLEPSKDSLNVIIHRDLWINNILFRYEQGHPSEAVLLDFQCVRYAPPALDLMIFLYLTTSTEFRRAHEKEIFNQYYTVFTQHLDDTVKSKLKDYNYGRWDFFNWCERARMFAMVQAMAIFPFTLMSPSLAQKTFDNPDTFTKLMDEDRSEPVLAFARECTVYRERQLQVSEEFVERYILKPL, from the exons ATGGAGGCGCTCAAGTGTAAAAGTGTGGAGAGCATTCTTACAGAGAGAGATATAAAGAGCATCGTTCACAGAGCGGCATCACACGAATGGACGATACTAGGGTACGATATAAAAGTGGCCGGGCAGGGGCTGTCCGGTTTCTTGGGAGACCACTTCAGGATGACCGTTCACCTCGAGAGTGGCGATTTCACGAAGAAGCTGCACCTCTTTGCAAAGTTTCTGCCGCTTCTGAATAAACCTAAAGCAGACTTTATCcgtgaatataatttttttaaacgagaGAACCTCCTTTACAAGTTATTTGAGGAAATTGGCGTCGCAAACG AACCGAAACCGTGGTGTCCAAAAGCTTGGATACACACGGACAGCCTCATTGTTATGCCTGATTTGTCGATTGAAGGCTACAAGTCTATTTCTCATCACGAATGTTTGGACTTACAGCACGTCGCGGTCGTTGTAACGTCCTTGGCACGATTCCACGCCAGCTTCGCGTGCTTTGAAGCCAAAAGAGACATTATTCATCACCAACGAAACAGTTTTTACAAAGACCATATGAGCGTGTTGAGGGAGTCGCCACATTTCGACGCTCCTTGGACCGCGCCATGGCTTCGTGCCGCCGCAAAgttatcttttaatttaattcaagcGTTTTCTAACAAAATCCAGAAAAATATCGACGATCTTGAGGGAAAACTTACGAACCTTTTCTTTAAAGCCTGTGAGGACCTCGAGCCCAGTAAAGATAGCTTGAATGTAATTATTCATAGAGATCTGTGGATAAACAATATTCTTTTCCGATACGAACAGGGGCACCCATCGGAGGCTGTATTGTTGGACTTCCAATGTGTAAGGTACGCTCCACCCGCGCTCGACCTCATGATATTCCTGTATTTGACTACGTCTACAGAGTTTCGGAGAGCTCACGAAAAGGAGATATTTAATCAGTATTATACAGTTTTCACTCAGCATCTAGATGATACGGTGAAGAGTAAGTTAAAAGATTATAACTATGGGAGGTGGGATTTCTTCAACTGGTGCGAGCGGGCCCGTATGTTTGCCATGGTTCAGGCGATGGCGATATTTCCCTTCACGCTCATGAGTCCATCCTTGGCTCAGAAAACTTTTGACAACCCCGATACGTTTACGAAGCTCATGGATGAAGACAGGAGTGAGCCGGTGCTGGCATTCGCCCGGGAATGTACGGTTTACAGAGAGAGACAGTTACAAGTTTCGGAAGAATTCGTAGAGAGATATATTTTGAAACCTTTgtag